The following nucleotide sequence is from Camelina sativa cultivar DH55 unplaced genomic scaffold, Cs unpScaffold00462, whole genome shotgun sequence.
GATTTGAATTATGTAGCTGTCGAAATGATGGGAAGCAGAGATAAAAAGAAAGGTAAGTTTCTTACGGAGTGAGCCTGTAAGTCGTATGCAGACCTATCTGCAATCCCAACACATTCAATCCACCCATATGAAGCCTCAATTTCAGCATCCCAGCAATCTGCTGCATAGTGGGCCATTTCATTTGCTAGATGCTGGCGGAAACGCAGCCGGTTCTTGTCTATGCCAATCTTGGTAAGGAAAAGATAAACTCTCCCAATGAAGTATCCTAGAGTTTCGTTGTTAATAGTTCCCTGTTCGTAATACATATTACAGTTAGAacaattttttagttaaaaaaaaagggggtcTATCTGTGCGAGTGAAATGAGTACTGACCTTGGCAACAGCTTCCCCAAGGCAGATCTTTTTAGCAGATTGGCCAGAGAGTTGGGCCTCTCTTGGAAACATAAGGAATTCCAATTCTGCTACATTAGAGAATTTAGGATGTGACTTATTCTCAGGGTCGACAAAGTGCTCAATTTCTGCCAGAGTGAATTCACGAACTCTAAGAGGCCCTTGACGTGGAGATATCTCGTTCCTGAAGGCTTGACCGACTTGAGCCGCGGCAAAGGGAAGTTTCTTTCCATTGTAGTAATACAAGTCTCTGAAGTTGACAAAAATGCCTTGTGCCGTTTCAGGACGCATGTAACTGAAAcacataagaaaaacaaacttgaTGAGGAATAAAANNNNNNNNNNNNNNNNNNNNNNNNNNNNNNNNNNNNNNNNNNNNNNNNNNNNNNNNNNNNNNNNNNNNNNNNNNNNNNNNNNNNNNNNNNNNNNNNNNNNNNNNNNNNNNNNNNNNNNNNNNNNNNNNNNNNNNNNNNNNNNNNNNNNNNNNNNNNNNNNNNNNNNNNNNNNNNNNNNNNNNNNNNNNNNNNNNNNNNNNNNNNNNNNNNNNNNNNNNNNNNNNNNNNNNNNNNNNNNNNNNNNNNNNNNNNNNNNNNNNNNNNNNNNNNNNNNNNNNNNNNNNNNNNNNNNNNNNNNNNNNNNNNNNNNNNNNNNNNNNNNNNNNNNNNNNNNNNNNNNNNNNNNNNNNNNNNNNNNNNNNNNNNNNNNNNNNNNNNAGGAACGAAACGAAGCTCAGGACAAGACAAAATACTCACCCAGGACTCTGACCAGATGGGCCAATAGATGTTTGAAACATCAGGTTGAATGGGTAAGGATCAGAAAGAGGATTCTTAGTGTGGGGAGCAGTGATCCCATACTCTTTAATCTTCAAACCAAGCTCCTGACATGAAAGATCTTCCAAGAGAGCAAGAACATTCTTTAGTTCAGAAGCTTGCTCAGCAGAGATGGTAAGATGATCTTTCTCGAGCTTGTCGTTGCAATAATCCCTGAGCAAATGGTCAGCGCGGAAACAGGTTCCAGTTTTGTCATCCTTAACCATAAGATCAGTGAACTTATCAACATGCCCTGAAGCCTTGAGAACAGCCTCAGGTGTGACACTGGGGCATTCAATTTCCAGCATATGCTCCTCATAGACGAAGTgctgtaaaaaacaaaaacataagaaaaaaatcaaaatcaaagtaaaaataaacaaaatcttgaGTAAGTGAATAAATGAATGAACAATGCTTACTTACTTCACGCCAAAATTTGAGGATATTGTTCTTAAGAGCGAAGCCAGGAGGACCATAATCGTAAAAACCAGAGACACCACCGTAAATCTTGAAAGAAGGCAGGTAGAAAGAACGCCGCAGGAGAGTATTCCACAAGGTTTGTCGAAAAGCTTCACGGTCGTTTCCAGAGCTGAGCTGAgccggttgttgttgttgttgttcggtA
It contains:
- the LOC104773132 gene encoding glycine--tRNA ligase, mitochondrial 1-like, with protein sequence MDAPTEQQQQQPAQLSSGNDREAFRQTLWNTLLRRSFYLPSFKIYGGVSGFYDYGPPGFALKNNILKFWREHFVYEEHMLEIECPSVTPEAVLKASGHVDKFTDLMVKDDKTGTCFRADHLLRDYCNDKLEKDHLTISAEQASELKNVLALLEDLSCQELGLKIKEYGITAPHTKNPLSDPYPFNLMFQTSIGPSGQSPGYMRPETAQGIFVNFRDLYYYNGKKLPFAAAQVGQAFRNEISPRQGPLRVREFTLAEIEHFVDPENKSHPKFSNVAELEFLMFPREAQLSGQSAKKICLGEAVAKGTINNETLGYFIGRVYLFLTKIGIDKNRLRFRQHLANEMAHYAADCWDAEIEASYGWIECVGIADRSAYDLQAHSEKSGVALVAEEKFAEPKEVEQLVITPVKKDLGIAFKGDHKKVVESLEAMNEQEAMAMKATLESKREVEFYVCTLGKNVTIKKNMVSISKERTKVHQRVFTPSVIEPSFGIGRIMYCLSEHSFSTRPGKAGDEQLGLLSFSPLVAPMKCMVFPLVQNQQFEEGAKVISESLTSIRISHKIDMTGTSIGKRYARSDELGVPFAITVDSDTSVTIRERDSKDQVRVSLKEAASVLSSVAEGKMTWQDVWASFPHHSSE